The Hyperolius riggenbachi isolate aHypRig1 chromosome 3, aHypRig1.pri, whole genome shotgun sequence genome window below encodes:
- the LOC137562116 gene encoding oocyte zinc finger protein XlCOF22-like, whose product MSHRGDKPHHCSECEKSFTRPSELIRHQRRHTGERPFSCAECGKCFAWKSYLKDHQRIHTGEKPFSCSECQKCFTLKSNLLAHQRTHTGEKSFSCSECEKSFRTQIKLNIHLRIHTGEKPYKCTECDKCFAQEGNLTQHQRAHTGEKPFKCTECDKCFTHHANFTQHQITHTGEKSFKCKECDKCFSQKIALTRHQRTHTGEKPFSCSECVKSFSRQSSLRSHQKIHESGCEPVN is encoded by the coding sequence ATGAGTCACAGAGGAGATAAGCCGCATCACTGCTCAGAGTGTGAGAAAAGCTTCACTCGTCCATCAGAGCTTATTAGACACCAGAGGAGACACACCGGGGAGAGGCCATTTTcttgtgctgaatgtgggaaatgttttgcctgGAAATCATACCTGAAAGATCATCAGaggattcatactggagagaaaCCTTTTTCCTGCTCTGAATGTCAGAAATGCTTTACCCTGAAATCAAACCTCTTAGCTCACCAGAggactcacacaggagagaagtcgttttcttgctctgaatgtgagaagtccttcagaactcaaatcaagTTGAACATTCATCTCCggattcacacaggagagaagccgTATAAATGCACGGAATGTGACAAATGCTTCGCACAGGAGGGAAATCTTACTCAGCATCAGAGAgctcacacaggagaaaagccatttaaATGTACAGAATGTGATAAATGCTTCACACATCATGCAAATTTTACTCAGCATCAGAtaactcacacaggagaaaagtcatttaaatGTAAGGAATGTGATAAATGTTTCTCACAGAAGATAGCTCTTACTCggcatcagagaactcacacaggagaaaagccatttagtTGCTCAGAATGTGTCAAGAGCTTCTCACGCCAGTCATCTCTGAGAAGTCATCAGAAGATACATGAGAGTGGATGTGAGCCTGTAAACTAA